A window of Cytobacillus sp. IB215665 genomic DNA:
CATAATTGTCAACAGGATCGATAAATAATGTACTCATCTGTAATATAATAATAATTATTGAAAGAAATAGAACCATCCAAAACCTTTTAGTAATATCCCTTTTAAGTATAGATACAGTTTCTGCTAGTTCACTAGCGTCTGTATGAATTTCAGATGTAACATCATCACTTCCTCTAAATATTTGAACGAATCCACGTGAGCCGATATGTTCCCAACCGGCCTGTTTATAAAAGTCAATTCTGTTATAGTATTGATCGTTAACTTTGAATATATCACACCTGTAATTCACTTTTGCTGGTTCACTTTTTTCAAATGTCGCAAAAAAATGACCAATATTTATCAGCCTCCATCCTTCCAAGGCCATTTTAGAAAACCATGCTTCCTGCTCCTCAATATACCAACTTTCAACCCATAAGAATTTCTTTTTTAGCTTATTTTTCATTTGAACCTTCCCCTCTAAATAATACATCCCCATCCTCTACCATTTTAGTAAGACGCATATATTCTTGCTTGAATGCTATACGACCACTTGAAGTAATTTGATAGTTTTTGCGCCTTCCATCGGAGTCTTCTAAAACAATGAGTTTATCTTTTTCCATACGCTTCAAAATACCATAGAGTGTTCCTGGTCCCATATTCACTCTTCCGCCAGAAGCTTCTCTAATCGCATTCATGATTGCATAACCATGAAGTGGTTTATGTATAGCCAGGAGAACATAATACATCGCCTCAGTCATTGGTGCTCGCTCATTTTCATTCAAAATTATCACCTTTATCATTACATTATATTATGCTATACGATATATCGTATAGCATAATAATAGTCGTTATTAGTTATAATATCAATTCAATTATTGCTCGTCTGCACCATCCTCAATTGAGTG
This region includes:
- a CDS encoding PadR family transcriptional regulator — translated: MNENERAPMTEAMYYVLLAIHKPLHGYAIMNAIREASGGRVNMGPGTLYGILKRMEKDKLIVLEDSDGRRKNYQITSSGRIAFKQEYMRLTKMVEDGDVLFRGEGSNEK